In the genome of Phormidium ambiguum IAM M-71, the window TGCTTATGGGTTAACTTTGCCAGTAATGTTAGCGATTAGCCCAACAATTAGTTTAGCAGCGATCGCAGTTTATCCCTTCATGTTACTAACAGTTCAATTGTTTAGCGACAAATTACGCGGCGAACAATTGGAAGTTCAAGAAAAATTATCTACCCTGAGTGAATTAATTCAGGAAGATATGAGTGGGATTTCTTTAATTAAGATTTACGCCCAGGAAGCGAATGAGAAACGTGCTTTTAGTGAGTTAAATAATCAACTATTAGCAGCGAATTTAAAATTAGCTAGAACGAGAACTACTTTGTTTCCTTTAGTTGAAGGAATGGCTTTTATAAGTTTGCTAGTTTTACTATGGGTGGGGGTAGGCGCGATCGCTAATGGTACACTGACTATTGGAGATTTTGTTGCCTTAATTCTTTATGTAGAACGCTTAGTTTTCCCCACAGCATTGCTAGGTTTTACCATTACAGCTTATCAAAGAGGCGAAGTAAGTGTCGATCGCATAGAAGCAATCTTAACTGTAGAAGCAAAAGTTAAAGATTGGGAAAATTCCATACCATTAAACCGCGAAAAAGTTAGAGGGCAAATAACAGCTAGAAACCTTAACTATACCTATCCAGGCGCAGAAATTCCAGCTTTACACAATATTAATTTTACCATTGAATCGGGAGAAACAGTAGCAATTGTTGGGCCGATCGGTTCGGGAAAATCAACCTTAGCTAACGCAATTCCCCGCTTGTTAAATATTTCTGATAGCAGCTTATTTTTGGATGGGTATGATATAACTTATTTGCGGTTACAAGACTTACGAAATGCGATCGCATACGTTCCCCAAGAAAGTTTCCTTTTCAGCACAACTATTAGAAATAACATCCGCTACGGCGATCCAGTTATCGAACACCCTTACGTAGAAACCGCAGCCAAACAAGCACAAATTCACGAAGAAATTACGACTTTCCCCCAAAATTATGAAACTGTAGTTGGCGAAAGAGGAATCACACTTTCCGGCGGACAAAGACAACGTTCCGCACTAGCTAGAGCATTATTAATTGATGCACCAGTGTTAATATTAGATGATGCTTTAGCAAGTGTAGATAACCAAACTGCAACAGCAATTTTGGAAAATTTATCTTCAGGGAACGAACGTAAAACCGTAGTCTTTATCTCTCACCAAATGTCTGCGGCGGCGAGTTGCGATCGCATTTTTGTCATGGATAAAGGCGAAATAGTCCAAGTTGGAACTCACAACGAATTAGTAGAAAAACCTGGATTATATCAATCCCTTTGGAATCAACAAAAATTAGAAGAATTACTCAAATAATTGGATAATGTTTAACCTTAAACACAGGGCTACTTCATTGTCTAATTAAAAAATTTGTCCAATGGGGAAAGTCGGGGAATTTGAGGGAGAAATTTTCTCCCATCCTCAATTCTTGTTCACCAAATCTTAGGCAAATTGGTGAACAAGAATTAGCCCTGTCATTAGACTGGTTGGTGTAAAAATCTTACTTCCTTCCCACAACTTCCAATGGATAAGATTGAGTAATGCTTTTTAAGTTGCTTCTCTGGGCATGGAAAAGTTCAAATAGAGAAAGAATATAACCAGCAATGAAACTCATAATCACTAGTTCACCTCCATCTTCTAATAACATTAGTATTGGATCTAAACCAGGAGAAGAGGCTGCTATGTGAAATAAATCTAATATAACTCCGCAAAAAGCCAAAGCAAACATCATCATAATTAAATGTTTTGAAACTTTACGAGCAGTAGCATCACCAAAGCGATAAGTAATAGTAATTAATGTTAAGAAAACCACAACAACTATACTAATTACCAGAAGTTCGCCAAAATCTTGCCCCCGCAAATTGAACATCCCAGGAATCGCCAGTTGTTTGGTAAATACAGTACCTAATCTTTCATGAATTTTACCCGCATCATCTAATAAAAGATAAAAGAATAATAATGACCAACTTCCGTATAAAAACATCCTAGTTTTGACAGCTAAAAAAACTAAGATTATCGCAATCCAATATTCTTTGATATACTGAAATACTTCTGCAAATCCCCTATCTGTCTCCAAAGAAAAAGCCGAATTAGTAATTAGTCCGGTGTAATGATGAATCAAATGAAGCAACATAAAAGCAATATCAGTTACCAAAAATAAGTAAAACAATCTAATTGACTGATTGGTAAAATGGAATTTATCGAAAACGTCAATTTTTTTTTGTTCCACAATCTTTCTTACCTCAAAATATTTCAGCAAAAACTATCCTTAGAATGGTTAGTTAGTTGAAACAACCATTCTTGTGGAGAGTTAACCGTCCTTTAGCTAGCATTTAATCTAGACTTAAACTGTGGCTATATCGCTCTTTCTTTTGGATGATTTTTGCGAAACTAAATCAAAGCAAATCCCAAAAAGTCCTTTCAGGTAGAGGTAGATTCTGTAACTGTGAATTGATCCTTTGTGCAGTAGCAAAGCCTGAAGCTAAAGCACTTTCTACCAAATTTACCCCACACCAATCACCACAACAAATTAAAGGTAAACAGGTTTGAGCATCCAAAAATATTTCCGACAAAGGGCGGCTAGGAAAAGCATAACGCCAGCGATGAACTTGCAACCATTCAGGAGTATCTAACCAAGGAATAAAATTTTTCGCTGCACTCGCTAATAATTCTCTAGTTGCGGGTTGTAAATCTTCTGTGTCTAAGTAAAGTTGAGCAAACTTGGCGCTACTTTGAATTACAAAAACAGGTGCTTCTGAATTTAGGCGCTTACTACTATCTAAACCGATCCAAGCTAAATCATCATGTTCGGGAAAAAGGATTGCTTTCTCAGATCGATCGCATTGACGATCGCTAGAATAACCTGCCATAACAGTAATACAAGGATCGAATTCGATCGCCCGTAACTTACACAAAACTTCTTCAGAAACCACAGTTTCTAATAACACCAAAGCTTGCGGCGCAGGAATTGCCACTACCACCGCTTTCGCTGTTAAACTTTTTGGTAATTCATCATTATTAGCCGCAAAATTTAATTGCCAACTCTCCTGATTACTTAAAGAAATTGACTCAACCCTGTGATTTAACCAAACTTCTAAATCCTTAGCCAAAAACTTAGCAACCGCACTCATTCCTTCTGGCGCAACGTAATAGGTAGTTGCAGGGGAAAACTGGGAAATAGTATCCTGCCAAACTTCTAAAATTTGGCGATCGCATAAAATCTTTACCAAACCCTGCAAAAATTCACCTTTCTTTTCCAAATAACGCAAACCGTGATCGGCGCGTGTATTATGTAAACGGCGAGTCGCCACTCTTCCCCCCACACCACGCGACTTTTCCACCACCACCACCCGATAGCCAGCCAAACGTAATTGCTGCGCCACAGTCAAGCCAGCCACACCAGCACCAATTATTGCCACATCAAACATAACTTAGTGAACTCCGCATTCAAAAGATAGAAGTAGAATAAGGTACAGCAACGAATCTCTGTCTGGAGGGTTGGATTTTGGATGAGTTGAGATCGGCGCTGGAGTTAGCAACAGAAGAAGAATTGCAACAACTTACCGCAATTCTGTTCTGCCGCAAATTTAATCCTATAGATTATATTCACACGCCTGACCCCTTGGAAGTACAAAGTCAAGACCGTGAAGCTTGGCTGGAAACGATCGAAAATCGATTTCGCTTTTTAGCAGCAGATGGCATAACAGTATTGCGTGGGCGTACTCAGCAAGTAACCTACCGCCAAACTTTAATTCAAGTTTGTCGCTATCTCAAAATCCGTTATTCCCATAAACTTTCCACCACAGATTTAGAAGCAGAAATTTTTCTGAATCTGCTAAAACGGGCGTGGAAAGAATTACCTGCTGGCGATCGAAATGAGATTACCAAAAGAGTACAAATTGGATTATCTGAATCTAAACTTTCTCAACCATTGCCCCTTTCCGTACAAAAAGATCCTTTCGGTTGGTTAATTAAAGGTGGTAGTGCATTGGCGGTAACTTCGATCGTCAAACCAATGCTTTTGCAACAAATTGCCCGTCAATTTGCCATCCATTTTGCTACTTATCAAATGGCGAAGCAAGCTATTATTCAAAGCGGCACAGTAGTAGCTACAAAATTTCAAGGTTACATGGCTTTGCAAGCAGCAGAAAAAGGAATGGCAATCACTGCTGCTCGATATTCCGCAGTACGTGGTATATTCTCATTCTTAGGCCCCGCAATGTGGGCTTGGTTTGTGGCGGATGTTGGTTGGAGGGCAATTTCCACCAATTATGCGCGGATTATTCCCACAATTTTTGCCTTAGCCCAAATTCGTTTAACTCGTGGTGAATGTTGGGAATTAGCTTAATCAGTTCAAGGATGAAGGATGAAGGAAAAACTTTTTAATTTCAAAATTAAAACCTCTCACTTTCATCCCGATTCTGGGTTGCAACTTTTATGGAATATGTTTGGGCTGGGTTTACTTTCTTTTCCAGTAATTCCAGCAGTAGGAATGGTGTTACTTTCTTTATCAGCTTTAGGAACTTGGTGGAAAAAATATCGCCAAATTATTAGTCAACCTTTGACTTGGGGTTTGGCAATTCTCACAGTTTTATTAGTTATAGTATCGAGTTTTGGCTATTACCGAACCGAAGCTTATTTAGGTTTAGGCAATTTAATTCCCCAGTTTATCTTTTTTACCGGAATTAGTGCTTTAATTCAAACTCCCGCCCAACTAAGACGCATTAGTTGGATTTTAGTAATTACTTCTGTCCCAGTAGTAATTTTTGGTTTAATTCAAATATTATTAGGTTGGGGAACAGTTGGCGAAGTACAAAGTTTTTTAGGTTTAGCGATCGCACCCACCGGAAATCCCCCAGGTAGAATGTCTGCAAACTTCATGTACGCCAATATTCTCGCAGCTTATCTCACCATAGTTTTTATTCTAAACTTAGGCTTATTAATCGAAAACTTCCCCAAAAAAAGAATTTCCCAATCCCTAATTCTCAATCCCCAGTTGCTATTTTTAGGATTATCATTGTTAGGAAATTCCCTAGCTTTACTCTTAACAAATTCGCGCAATGGGTGGGCGATCGCAGTTTTTGCCGCTTTAACCTTTGCCGTATATTTAGGTTGGCGTTGGCTAATCTTTATAGTTGGCACAATTTCAGGAATTGTCCTATTATCAGCTTTTGCACCCTCACCAATTCGGGAACCTTTTAGAAAAATCGTTCCCTATTTTATTTGGGGAAGACTGTCTGATGAAATGTTTGGCGATCGACCAATTCCCCTATTACGTTCAACCCAATGGAACTTTGCTTGGTCACTCACACAACAACGTCCTTTAACAGGTTGGGGATTACGCAACTTTTCCCCTCTTTATATTAGCAAATATTCCAGTTATCAAATGCCAATTTGGTTAGGGCATCCCCACAATTTATTTTTAATGTTAACCGCAGAAATCGGCATTCCTGCAACAATATTATTTTGCAGTTTAGTCGGTTGG includes:
- a CDS encoding ABC transporter ATP-binding protein, which codes for MAQSRLRKLAAYLRPYWRKVSLGILALFFVNGLGVYIPLLIRRIIDELSVTFSFNQVLRYVVLLFILASIMWVIRIVSRMLIFGIGRQVEFDLKQKIFQHLLTLEPSYFHNNTAGDIINRATSDVDNIRRLLGFAVLSLANTLFAYGLTLPVMLAISPTISLAAIAVYPFMLLTVQLFSDKLRGEQLEVQEKLSTLSELIQEDMSGISLIKIYAQEANEKRAFSELNNQLLAANLKLARTRTTLFPLVEGMAFISLLVLLWVGVGAIANGTLTIGDFVALILYVERLVFPTALLGFTITAYQRGEVSVDRIEAILTVEAKVKDWENSIPLNREKVRGQITARNLNYTYPGAEIPALHNINFTIESGETVAIVGPIGSGKSTLANAIPRLLNISDSSLFLDGYDITYLRLQDLRNAIAYVPQESFLFSTTIRNNIRYGDPVIEHPYVETAAKQAQIHEEITTFPQNYETVVGERGITLSGGQRQRSALARALLIDAPVLILDDALASVDNQTATAILENLSSGNERKTVVFISHQMSAAASCDRIFVMDKGEIVQVGTHNELVEKPGLYQSLWNQQKLEELLK
- a CDS encoding O-antigen ligase family protein, with product MKEKLFNFKIKTSHFHPDSGLQLLWNMFGLGLLSFPVIPAVGMVLLSLSALGTWWKKYRQIISQPLTWGLAILTVLLVIVSSFGYYRTEAYLGLGNLIPQFIFFTGISALIQTPAQLRRISWILVITSVPVVIFGLIQILLGWGTVGEVQSFLGLAIAPTGNPPGRMSANFMYANILAAYLTIVFILNLGLLIENFPKKRISQSLILNPQLLFLGLSLLGNSLALLLTNSRNGWAIAVFAALTFAVYLGWRWLIFIVGTISGIVLLSAFAPSPIREPFRKIVPYFIWGRLSDEMFGDRPIPLLRSTQWNFAWSLTQQRPLTGWGLRNFSPLYISKYSSYQMPIWLGHPHNLFLMLTAEIGIPATILFCSLVGWIIFQAFVLIRDWSDTPADKLMFFTHLVAFFGCILFNTADVTMFDLRVNALGWLLLAGIWGVICNHKSKKRKNLNGADYNPS
- a CDS encoding YaaW family protein, with protein sequence MDELRSALELATEEELQQLTAILFCRKFNPIDYIHTPDPLEVQSQDREAWLETIENRFRFLAADGITVLRGRTQQVTYRQTLIQVCRYLKIRYSHKLSTTDLEAEIFLNLLKRAWKELPAGDRNEITKRVQIGLSESKLSQPLPLSVQKDPFGWLIKGGSALAVTSIVKPMLLQQIARQFAIHFATYQMAKQAIIQSGTVVATKFQGYMALQAAEKGMAITAARYSAVRGIFSFLGPAMWAWFVADVGWRAISTNYARIIPTIFALAQIRLTRGECWELA
- a CDS encoding NAD(P)/FAD-dependent oxidoreductase, whose amino-acid sequence is MFDVAIIGAGVAGLTVAQQLRLAGYRVVVVEKSRGVGGRVATRRLHNTRADHGLRYLEKKGEFLQGLVKILCDRQILEVWQDTISQFSPATTYYVAPEGMSAVAKFLAKDLEVWLNHRVESISLSNQESWQLNFAANNDELPKSLTAKAVVVAIPAPQALVLLETVVSEEVLCKLRAIEFDPCITVMAGYSSDRQCDRSEKAILFPEHDDLAWIGLDSSKRLNSEAPVFVIQSSAKFAQLYLDTEDLQPATRELLASAAKNFIPWLDTPEWLQVHRWRYAFPSRPLSEIFLDAQTCLPLICCGDWCGVNLVESALASGFATAQRINSQLQNLPLPERTFWDLL